The DNA segment AGACAGGAAAATTCTATGGATTGCGGGTTATAGAAGGAGCAATTTGGGGGCAATCACAAAAAAAACGCGCAGGGTAGGGCGGATAACCTTAGATTGACCGGACAGGCAAAGATAAATATATGAAAAGTCGGTTGTTTATTCTTGTTGTTTTGTTAATGGTCTTTGGGAATGCAAAAGTTTTTTCTTTTTTTAGAACCCAACCGGTTGAAACAAGGCCCATATCTTTTTTGGAAAGACTTATTTATGACAGGGTAAACGAGGAAAGATTTAAACATAATCTTCCCAAGTTAGAATGGTCAAGCGATATTACAGAGGTTGCGCGCAAGCATTCGGAGGATATGGCTATTAAAGGATATTTTGCGCACGAAAATAAAGAGGGGGAATTAGTTAGCGAACGTTTAGAAAAAGCCGGAATTGTTTTTACCGTATCGGCTGAGAACTTATTTAATTGCGAAAATTATCAGGATGTGGCGGAGGAATCGGTTAGAGGTTGGATGCAAAGTCAGGGACATAGAGAAAACATCCTTAACGACAGGGTCGAGGAGGCGGGCGTCGGGATTTATAAAGTCAACGGCAGGAACCAATACTATATCACTCAAAATTTCATCAAAAGAGCTTTGGAGTTCACCCCTTTGCCTTCAAAACTGTCCGAGAAAGAAAT comes from the bacterium genome and includes:
- a CDS encoding CAP domain-containing protein — its product is MKSRLFILVVLLMVFGNAKVFSFFRTQPVETRPISFLERLIYDRVNEERFKHNLPKLEWSSDITEVARKHSEDMAIKGYFAHENKEGELVSERLEKAGIVFTVSAENLFNCENYQDVAEESVRGWMQSQGHRENILNDRVEEAGVGIYKVNGRNQYYITQNFIKRALEFTPLPSKLSEKEIDKIFNMVKDAITGSDYRNLPLKEKIVRKLLNSNISVKRNFTVKGFLKEYPQLKMKVDLMAGNGFIINFTDKGLEDEKKSFSQLITPKGYSAVVLIRTTKKRIGYLLIKAE